In Sporosarcina luteola, a single window of DNA contains:
- a CDS encoding methionine ABC transporter permease — translation MPDVLLQYEAEIWSSIGETFIMVGVSIAAAVLVGLPVGTLLFLCRKGQVYENPVVFSVLNLLVNTVRSFPFLLLVVFLIPFTRMLIGTAIGTTAATVPLSIIAIAHYSRLVEQSLLDVPKGVMEAAIAMGASVRQVIFKFLYVEARSGLVLGLTTSIISFISYSTIMGVVGGGGIGDFAIRYGYQQFKTDLMMYMIIIMVILVQLIQFTGTTVSRVIDKR, via the coding sequence ATGCCTGACGTCTTGCTTCAATACGAAGCGGAAATTTGGAGTTCAATAGGGGAGACCTTTATAATGGTCGGGGTTTCAATCGCTGCGGCCGTGTTAGTCGGGCTCCCTGTTGGCACATTGCTCTTTTTGTGCAGGAAAGGGCAAGTCTATGAGAACCCGGTTGTCTTTTCAGTATTGAATTTATTGGTGAATACCGTCCGTTCATTCCCGTTCCTATTATTGGTCGTCTTCCTCATCCCGTTCACAAGGATGCTCATCGGAACCGCCATCGGAACGACGGCCGCAACCGTGCCGTTATCGATAATCGCCATTGCGCATTATTCCCGTCTCGTTGAACAATCGTTACTCGACGTGCCGAAAGGGGTAATGGAGGCGGCAATCGCTATGGGGGCGTCGGTCAGGCAGGTCATCTTTAAATTCTTATACGTCGAGGCCCGCTCAGGACTCGTTTTAGGATTAACGACGTCGATCATCAGTTTCATATCGTATTCAACGATAATGGGTGTCGTCGGCGGCGGCGGCATTGGAGACTTTGCCATCCGGTACGGTTACCAGCAATTTAAAACGGATTTAATGATGTACATGATTATCATAATGGTCATACTGGTGCAGCTCATCCAATTTACGGGGACAACTGTATCAAGAGTGATAGATAAACGATAA
- a CDS encoding methionine ABC transporter ATP-binding protein codes for MITLHNISKSYSGFQAIQSVSLSIEKGEIHGIIGASGAGKSTLLRLINLLESPDGGEVLVNHQTLTNLNGKQLREARKSIGMIFQHFNLVANKTVYDNVAASLELAKFPRKGRRSRVVECLQFVGLESYKDKYPAQLSGGQKQRVAIARALANNPQVLLCDEPTSSLDPNTSAEILTVLQNINRSFGVTIVIVSHEMEVIKSICNRVTVMNEGQVYDTVSMQPKGIGMMNNSPKFFVEQLTKDGDVGHA; via the coding sequence ATGATTACATTACATAATATCAGTAAAAGTTATTCGGGTTTTCAGGCTATTCAATCAGTCTCCTTATCAATAGAAAAAGGCGAAATTCATGGCATTATCGGGGCGAGCGGCGCCGGCAAATCGACGCTTCTACGACTGATAAATTTGTTAGAAAGTCCAGACGGCGGGGAAGTGTTGGTCAATCATCAGACGCTGACAAACTTGAACGGCAAACAACTCCGCGAGGCGAGAAAATCGATCGGGATGATATTTCAGCATTTTAATTTAGTGGCAAATAAAACAGTGTATGATAACGTCGCTGCATCGTTGGAGTTGGCTAAATTCCCTAGAAAAGGTCGCCGATCCCGAGTGGTGGAATGTCTTCAGTTTGTCGGATTGGAAAGTTATAAGGACAAGTACCCTGCCCAATTGAGCGGCGGGCAAAAGCAGCGTGTGGCAATCGCCAGGGCATTGGCGAACAATCCGCAAGTTTTGCTATGCGATGAACCGACATCCTCACTCGATCCGAATACGTCTGCAGAAATTCTAACTGTGTTGCAAAACATTAACAGGAGCTTCGGAGTGACGATCGTCATTGTCAGCCATGAGATGGAAGTGATCAAAAGCATCTGCAACCGTGTCACAGTCATGAATGAAGGACAAGTGTACGATACGGTTTCCATGCAGCCGAAAGGGATTGGAATGATGAACAATAGCCCCAAATTCTTTGTGGAACAGCTGACAAAGGACGGTGACGTGGGTCATGCCTGA
- a CDS encoding GNAT family N-acetyltransferase, translating into MNMLHLESITKDNWVKAISLRVREDQVNFVASNTVSLAQLNFLENFYAKGIYLGEEMIGFALYGIDEDDHEYWIYRMMIDQKHQGKGHGKVAIQLVIDDIKAIKEDHHHTITLSYEPANEHAKRIYEKMGFKEIEGLIISDEQVARYTF; encoded by the coding sequence ATGAACATGCTGCATTTAGAATCAATTACGAAGGATAATTGGGTGAAAGCCATATCACTTCGCGTTCGGGAAGATCAAGTGAATTTCGTAGCGTCAAATACGGTGTCGCTTGCCCAGTTGAATTTCCTTGAAAACTTTTACGCTAAAGGAATTTACCTTGGCGAGGAAATGATCGGATTTGCGCTTTACGGTATCGATGAAGACGATCACGAGTATTGGATTTACCGTATGATGATTGATCAAAAACATCAGGGAAAAGGGCATGGAAAAGTAGCAATCCAACTTGTAATAGATGACATTAAGGCGATAAAGGAAGATCACCATCATACAATCACGCTTTCTTATGAGCCGGCGAATGAACATGCAAAACGTATTTATGAAAAAATGGGGTTCAAAGAAATTGAGGGGCTCATTATTAGCGACGAACAAGTTGCCCGCTATACATTCTGA
- a CDS encoding malate:quinone oxidoreductase encodes MSNGETKTDVILIGAGIMSATLGTMLKELAPDWKITVFEKLPGAGEESSNEWNNAGTGHAALCELNYTNEKPDGTLDISKAIKVNEQFQLSMQFWSYLVNNQLISNPEDFIMPLPHMSYVHGKDNVEFLRKRFEALSNNPLFEGMEFSDDPEQLKEWLPLMMKDRTVNEPLAATKIDTGTDVNFGALTRMLFNHLKNSNVDINYNHSVNQLKRTADGLWELKVKNLDSGAVERHTAKFVFIGAGGGSLHLLQKSGIPEGKHIGGFPVSGLFLVCKNPEIVEQHHAKVYGKASVGAPPMSVPHLDTRYIDNQKSLLFGPFAGFSPKFLKTGSNMDLITSVKPSNVFTMLAAGAKEMSLTKYLIQQLMLSKEQRIEELRGFIPSAKSEDWDTVVAGQRVQVIKDTEAGGKGTLQFGTEVVNASDGSIAALLGASPGASTAVHVMLEILNRCFPQHIKEWEPKIKEMIPSYGLSLVNNPNLLKEIHATTAQALGLVYQTDEQESSNEETESLVEESVVVETGDTEQDPALGVDREVPNVDDTLVVEEEPSKKE; translated from the coding sequence ATGAGCAACGGAGAAACAAAAACAGACGTCATCTTAATTGGCGCCGGAATCATGAGTGCAACTTTGGGAACAATGTTGAAGGAATTGGCACCGGACTGGAAAATTACAGTGTTTGAGAAGCTCCCGGGCGCAGGAGAGGAAAGCTCCAATGAATGGAACAATGCGGGGACTGGACATGCTGCACTGTGCGAGCTCAACTACACCAATGAAAAGCCAGACGGAACTTTAGATATTAGTAAAGCAATAAAGGTCAACGAACAGTTCCAGCTTTCTATGCAGTTTTGGTCTTATCTCGTGAATAATCAATTGATCAGTAATCCAGAAGACTTCATTATGCCATTGCCTCATATGAGCTATGTGCACGGGAAAGACAATGTTGAGTTTTTGAGAAAGCGTTTTGAAGCGCTTTCCAATAATCCGCTGTTCGAAGGGATGGAATTCTCCGATGACCCTGAGCAGTTGAAGGAATGGCTTCCGCTCATGATGAAAGACAGGACCGTGAATGAACCACTGGCAGCGACAAAGATTGATACTGGCACGGACGTTAACTTTGGCGCTTTGACACGCATGTTATTTAACCATTTAAAGAATAGTAATGTTGATATAAACTATAACCATAGTGTGAACCAATTGAAACGTACAGCCGATGGTCTGTGGGAACTGAAAGTGAAAAATCTCGATAGCGGAGCTGTTGAACGCCATACCGCGAAATTCGTCTTTATCGGTGCCGGAGGAGGAAGTTTACATCTCTTGCAAAAATCCGGTATTCCTGAAGGAAAGCATATTGGGGGATTCCCGGTAAGCGGTCTCTTCCTAGTGTGCAAAAATCCCGAGATTGTCGAGCAGCACCACGCGAAAGTTTACGGCAAAGCTTCGGTAGGTGCTCCGCCGATGTCTGTTCCGCATCTAGATACAAGATATATTGATAATCAAAAATCATTGTTGTTCGGACCGTTCGCCGGCTTCTCGCCGAAGTTCCTGAAAACGGGCTCCAATATGGATCTCATCACTTCCGTGAAACCGAGCAATGTCTTTACGATGTTGGCGGCAGGCGCGAAAGAAATGTCATTGACGAAATACTTGATACAGCAACTGATGCTATCGAAGGAACAGCGGATAGAGGAGTTGCGCGGCTTCATCCCGAGCGCGAAAAGCGAGGATTGGGATACCGTCGTAGCCGGTCAACGCGTCCAAGTCATCAAAGACACGGAGGCGGGCGGCAAAGGGACGCTTCAATTCGGTACGGAAGTCGTCAATGCTTCAGACGGCTCGATCGCTGCATTGCTCGGAGCCTCCCCAGGAGCTTCCACCGCCGTTCACGTCATGCTGGAAATTCTAAATAGATGTTTTCCACAACACATCAAAGAGTGGGAACCGAAAATCAAAGAAATGATTCCTTCTTATGGCTTGTCGCTCGTCAACAATCCGAATCTCCTTAAGGAAATCCATGCGACAACTGCGCAGGCGCTTGGTCTTGTGTACCAAACAGATGAACAGGAATCTTCAAATGAAGAAACAGAGTCATTGGTAGAAGAGTCTGTTGTTGTTGAAACCGGGGATACCGAGCAAGACCCAGCCCTGGGAGTAGACAGGGAAGTACCGAACGTAGATGATACGTTGGTTGTAGAAGAAGAGCCAAGTAAAAAAGAGTGA
- a CDS encoding YjjG family noncanonical pyrimidine nucleotidase: MRYDVFLFDLDDTLMDFGETEKHAFTNVFTTHGLPNALADFRDTYRAVSTVLWEDLEQGRITLAELKTERFRRLFLEHGLDMDAEQFGQLYLDYLGKEVHLIDGVASMLRSLKGARIAVLTNGFKEVQLARIAASGLADTFEAIFTSEEIGYQKPQPEIFEHVFKQLQIKDKSRVLMIGDSLSSDIRGGNNYGIDTCWYNPKRKENNGLAQPTYEIHDWKEFHSINAQTIASN; encoded by the coding sequence ATGAGATACGATGTGTTTTTATTCGATTTGGATGATACGTTGATGGATTTTGGTGAGACAGAAAAACATGCGTTTACGAATGTGTTCACTACGCACGGTTTACCGAACGCATTGGCGGATTTCAGGGATACGTACAGGGCAGTCAGCACGGTGCTTTGGGAGGATTTGGAGCAAGGTAGGATAACGCTTGCGGAGCTGAAAACGGAGCGGTTCAGACGGTTGTTCCTTGAACATGGTCTTGATATGGATGCAGAACAGTTCGGCCAATTGTATCTTGATTATTTAGGGAAAGAAGTCCACTTGATCGACGGAGTGGCATCAATGCTTCGTTCTCTGAAGGGTGCCAGGATTGCGGTTTTGACGAACGGCTTCAAAGAAGTTCAATTGGCTCGTATTGCCGCTTCCGGTCTAGCCGACACGTTTGAAGCAATCTTCACATCCGAAGAGATCGGTTACCAAAAGCCACAGCCTGAAATTTTCGAACATGTATTCAAGCAGCTGCAAATCAAAGACAAATCACGCGTCCTGATGATAGGAGACTCACTTTCGTCGGATATCCGCGGAGGCAATAACTACGGCATCGATACATGCTGGTACAATCCGAAACGAAAAGAGAATAATGGCTTGGCTCAGCCTACTTATGAAATTCATGATTGGAAAGAGTTTCACTCCATAAATGCTCAAACGATTGCGTCCAATTAA
- a CDS encoding DUF5694 domain-containing protein, translated as MRLKAMSKPTIMILGTFHMGSTLDMIEIEKDSMLSVQRQKEIKEVVDRLKDFKPTKIALEVEKKRNGTLNEEFTGFLKGDYHLMENEIDQIEYRLAKQMGHQEVYAVDWMEQGALQRESSEVAEWAKEHQPKLYEELFGPLYRLELTTVGKSVNDLLLYYNQPEVVEQLHRSYVNMARIKDTKQYVGMDWLIWWYQRNLILFSNLSDLVTTPDDRILFIVGGSHVRIVENFVKESGLFETVSVQSYLQ; from the coding sequence TTGCGGCTAAAAGCAATGAGCAAGCCTACAATTATGATTTTAGGAACATTTCACATGGGTTCGACTTTAGATATGATAGAAATAGAGAAGGACAGTATGCTATCAGTACAAAGGCAGAAAGAGATCAAAGAGGTGGTCGACCGTTTAAAAGATTTCAAGCCTACGAAAATCGCTTTGGAAGTTGAGAAGAAACGGAATGGTACTCTCAATGAGGAGTTTACAGGCTTTTTAAAGGGTGACTATCACTTGATGGAAAACGAAATCGACCAGATTGAATACAGACTGGCAAAACAGATGGGGCATCAGGAAGTTTACGCGGTCGATTGGATGGAACAAGGTGCTCTTCAGAGAGAGAGCAGTGAAGTTGCTGAATGGGCGAAAGAGCATCAGCCCAAGTTGTATGAAGAATTATTTGGGCCGTTGTACCGACTTGAGTTAACAACCGTAGGAAAGAGTGTCAATGATCTACTCCTTTATTACAATCAGCCGGAAGTAGTCGAACAACTTCATCGCAGCTATGTGAATATGGCGCGCATTAAAGACACCAAGCAATATGTCGGCATGGACTGGCTGATTTGGTGGTATCAACGCAACCTCATCCTATTCTCGAATCTCTCGGATTTGGTCACTACTCCAGACGACCGCATCCTCTTCATCGTTGGCGGCTCCCATGTCAGGATTGTCGAGAACTTCGTCAAAGAGAGCGGGCTTTTCGAAACTGTGTCCGTGCAGTCATACTTACAGTAA
- a CDS encoding HAD family hydrolase, whose translation MIKAAIFDLDGTLLNRDESVKLFIDNQYGRLHRFVGHIPREQFAARFIELDNRGYVWKDKVYQQLVDEFKVTDITWEELLQDYVDEFQNNCVPFLGLIEMLEEIKRMDLKLGIITNGKGQFQMDNIRALGIEHYFDVILVSEWEGIKKPDSQIFERALERLNVSPTESIFVGDHPVNDVEAAKNVGMIGVWKRDLQWNAVEADFIVDDLAEVPLIIEKISVS comes from the coding sequence TTGATTAAAGCAGCGATCTTCGACTTAGACGGAACGCTATTGAACCGAGATGAATCTGTGAAATTGTTTATCGACAATCAATACGGCAGGTTACATAGATTCGTAGGCCATATTCCAAGGGAGCAGTTTGCAGCAAGGTTCATCGAATTGGATAACCGTGGATATGTATGGAAAGATAAAGTTTATCAACAGCTAGTTGATGAATTTAAGGTTACGGATATAACGTGGGAGGAACTACTTCAAGATTATGTCGATGAATTCCAGAACAACTGCGTGCCTTTCCTTGGTCTTATCGAAATGTTGGAGGAGATAAAAAGAATGGATTTGAAGTTGGGGATCATCACGAACGGTAAAGGGCAGTTTCAAATGGACAACATAAGAGCGCTTGGCATTGAGCACTATTTTGATGTTATTTTAGTATCCGAATGGGAAGGCATAAAAAAACCTGATTCACAAATATTTGAAAGAGCATTGGAGCGGTTAAATGTTTCGCCTACTGAAAGCATATTTGTAGGGGATCATCCTGTAAATGATGTAGAAGCTGCTAAGAATGTTGGAATGATTGGGGTTTGGAAAAGGGATCTTCAATGGAATGCAGTGGAAGCCGATTTTATCGTTGATGATTTGGCAGAAGTGCCTTTGATTATAGAGAAGATAAGTGTCTCGTAA
- a CDS encoding histidine phosphatase family protein, with protein MTKIGLVRHGITEWNILGKAQGISNVPLNEEGIQQAIKLGDRLSSEEWDLIISSDLSRAKKTAIIIGSKMNLSVGYLDKRIREINCGQIEGTTEEERVILWGRNWRELDLGMEEFELVAKRGIEFVEDIANLHKGKRVLVVSHGALIGLTLQHLMPERFPTTYIENTSITVLQNSEDVWDCKLYNCTHHLQ; from the coding sequence ATGACTAAAATTGGCCTAGTACGACATGGAATTACTGAGTGGAATATTCTTGGAAAGGCACAAGGTATCTCTAATGTTCCTTTGAATGAGGAGGGTATTCAGCAAGCAATCAAACTTGGAGACCGACTATCAAGTGAAGAATGGGATTTGATTATTTCAAGTGATTTATCAAGAGCTAAGAAAACCGCAATAATAATTGGTAGTAAGATGAATCTATCAGTGGGTTATTTAGATAAACGAATACGGGAAATAAACTGCGGTCAAATTGAAGGAACTACTGAAGAAGAAAGAGTGATTCTATGGGGAAGGAATTGGCGTGAATTAGATCTAGGTATGGAAGAATTTGAACTGGTAGCTAAAAGAGGAATTGAATTCGTTGAGGATATAGCAAATTTACATAAAGGAAAAAGAGTCTTAGTAGTGAGCCATGGTGCTTTAATCGGCCTAACTCTACAACATTTGATGCCTGAAAGATTTCCGACTACTTATATTGAAAATACTTCTATAACAGTACTTCAGAACAGCGAAGACGTTTGGGATTGCAAACTTTATAATTGCACTCATCACTTACAATAA
- a CDS encoding polyprenyl synthetase family protein, giving the protein MNDKLQKNADAGYRLAEKKAAEYFASLSGQRTNKTYATTLTKDILNWKQNHIHHYSLFSRGKGKSNSRGYHHYIQRLDYTGKLDNYLDRSISYIFLRDLGKSLDSPHTQNRIRLLVNDSKEQLQGRTTEMFSMAGLYRWAQKEGVETTMIWLISKLKSVSANIPEGMNAEEAKRKLMKIIAGVILHQIEEMSEKITTEERTRKLDKAIRLGYSYGLTYPFIDDLLDSDVLSGEEKGQFSGLIRTTLVTRSVPELGEWTDTTKELIQYIHSELREAFAYIQGCLRQETKDNFFEQSYVFYHSQEVDREKDLSNVSYSNEELYIPVILKSASSRLIVRSVLGAEEDEGFENRTFYYGIYNQLADDFADMFDDLEAGAVTPYTYYMKYRHIRPDLINPFEMYWTVISNLIHNVYHSDTKTRDVILNRAINGLKRFKERMGIEKYNEVMELFATGNLKFDRLIQKMVRKADDVDFFDKLLRDHIIANFKDEREEREVFKDMVETMRNEINDFLHIRGNNNVSFMEEPIMDAANYSLQGDGKRLRPIMTWVMGVHEYGLDPSAIIPLLKSLEYMHTASLIFDDLPSQDNSSIRRGRPTLHHKYNTATAELTGLYLTQKAVEEQASLKQFDPETVLRLIHYSSGKTTDMCKGQAMDLNSKGKQLTVEQLNTMCFYKTGIAFEASLVMPAILAGKQESELEALKQFSYHAGIAFQIKDDLLDVEGDLASLGKPTGKDVENNNSTFVSILGTEGARKAMWDHYCTAMETLQQMQHKTTYLKHFLHYIMNRNN; this is encoded by the coding sequence ATGAATGACAAGTTACAAAAAAATGCCGATGCTGGCTATCGGCTTGCTGAGAAGAAAGCTGCCGAATATTTCGCATCACTTTCGGGACAGCGAACAAACAAGACTTATGCTACTACCTTAACGAAAGATATACTTAATTGGAAACAGAATCATATACATCATTATTCACTGTTCTCGCGGGGGAAGGGAAAATCCAATTCGCGCGGCTACCACCATTATATACAAAGGCTTGACTACACCGGGAAACTCGATAATTACTTAGATCGAAGCATCTCTTATATTTTCTTGCGGGACCTAGGGAAGTCCTTGGATTCGCCGCATACGCAGAACAGGATCCGGCTTCTAGTTAATGATAGTAAAGAACAACTCCAAGGACGTACTACGGAGATGTTCAGCATGGCGGGCTTGTATCGTTGGGCTCAAAAAGAAGGCGTGGAAACAACGATGATCTGGTTAATTAGCAAACTGAAGTCCGTTTCCGCAAATATTCCAGAAGGGATGAATGCAGAAGAAGCTAAGCGGAAACTGATGAAGATCATTGCAGGAGTCATCTTGCACCAGATTGAAGAAATGAGCGAGAAGATAACGACCGAAGAACGTACCCGAAAGTTAGATAAAGCGATAAGACTCGGCTATTCGTATGGCCTCACCTATCCTTTTATTGATGATCTCTTGGATTCGGATGTCCTATCCGGTGAAGAGAAGGGACAATTTTCCGGTTTGATACGAACCACCCTTGTTACAAGGTCAGTACCCGAATTGGGAGAGTGGACCGATACTACTAAAGAGTTAATACAATATATTCATTCCGAACTTCGAGAGGCTTTTGCGTATATTCAGGGTTGTTTGCGCCAAGAGACAAAAGATAATTTCTTCGAGCAATCCTACGTATTTTATCATTCTCAGGAAGTGGACCGTGAAAAGGATTTATCGAATGTAAGTTATTCGAATGAAGAACTATATATCCCGGTCATTTTAAAATCCGCTTCTTCACGACTCATTGTCCGTTCAGTACTTGGTGCTGAGGAGGATGAGGGGTTTGAAAACCGCACATTTTATTATGGCATTTACAACCAACTCGCCGATGACTTCGCAGATATGTTTGATGACTTGGAGGCGGGAGCGGTTACTCCATACACCTACTACATGAAATACCGGCACATCCGTCCGGATCTCATCAATCCATTTGAGATGTATTGGACGGTCATCTCTAATTTGATCCATAATGTATATCATTCGGATACGAAGACACGCGACGTGATTCTGAACCGCGCCATCAACGGTTTGAAACGATTTAAAGAGCGCATGGGAATCGAAAAATACAATGAGGTGATGGAGCTGTTCGCAACCGGGAATCTCAAATTCGATCGACTCATTCAAAAGATGGTACGGAAAGCGGATGATGTTGACTTCTTTGATAAATTGCTCCGGGATCATATTATCGCCAATTTCAAAGATGAACGGGAAGAGCGGGAAGTCTTTAAAGACATGGTTGAAACAATGCGGAATGAGATAAACGATTTCTTACATATCCGTGGGAATAATAATGTTTCATTCATGGAAGAGCCGATCATGGATGCTGCAAATTACAGTCTGCAAGGCGACGGAAAGCGACTTAGACCGATAATGACATGGGTCATGGGCGTTCACGAATATGGATTGGATCCGTCTGCAATTATACCCCTATTGAAATCATTGGAATATATGCACACAGCCTCTCTGATCTTTGATGATCTGCCATCCCAAGATAATTCGTCCATCCGCAGGGGGCGCCCAACGCTGCATCATAAGTATAATACGGCCACAGCGGAGTTGACCGGCCTCTATCTGACCCAGAAGGCGGTCGAGGAACAAGCATCGCTCAAACAATTCGACCCCGAAACCGTGCTCCGCCTGATCCATTATTCATCTGGAAAGACGACGGATATGTGTAAAGGCCAGGCGATGGACTTGAATTCCAAAGGCAAACAATTAACAGTCGAACAGTTAAATACGATGTGCTTTTACAAAACCGGTATCGCCTTTGAGGCCTCTCTCGTTATGCCGGCAATCTTAGCGGGGAAACAGGAATCTGAACTGGAAGCATTGAAACAATTTTCTTATCACGCAGGCATCGCTTTCCAGATCAAAGATGACTTGCTCGACGTCGAAGGCGACCTGGCATCCCTCGGAAAGCCAACCGGCAAAGACGTCGAAAACAACAATTCAACCTTCGTATCAATCTTAGGCACTGAAGGCGCCAGAAAAGCAATGTGGGACCACTACTGCACCGCCATGGAAACATTACAACAGATGCAGCACAAAACAACCTACTTAAAACACTTCTTACACTACATCATGAATCGTAATAACTGA
- a CDS encoding ATP-binding protein: MIQLHKRRGKNPHLQPTIIISFKMKMVLLVGSLIIAIIMVIGLFIGHFISVTMEAQVGDRALSVAESVAHIPELADAFRHEDPASIITPLVAPIQKATKAEFIVVGNKEEIRYAHPDTNKIGEKMVGEDSERALVHGESYVSKAAGSLGDSVRAKVPVYLDGEIVGVVSVGFLVNDIQAIVTSYNIHLWIVLLTVAIVAIIVAILIASYLKKVLFGLEPEEIAHLFIQKETILQSTHEGIIAVNQNGMITMINFAAQRLLFDQVLPPQQYEGVSIKDLAPAQQLLSFLQDENDRIDQEMMIGNTIVFANKVPIYFEDSLVGTVFTFRNKTEIDLLTKELTTIKKYTNALRAQTHEFSNKLYTILGLLQLDKKEEALRYIQRESSIQKSWIRLLIQKVADPQVSGLLLGKLNQASEMGINIAVQEDSRLATRLSDKQREALLTAIGNLIDNAMDAVNQNLPADRKIAISFTDIGNDIIFEIDDAGEGVPDPYVKLIFEQGFTLKEGEHGGFGLALTKRLIEGVDGELYLEEGDLGGASFVLSMPKEGRESYA, from the coding sequence ATGATTCAACTACATAAAAGACGGGGTAAAAATCCGCATCTACAACCAACTATCATTATTAGCTTCAAAATGAAAATGGTTTTATTGGTTGGCTCCCTCATCATTGCGATTATTATGGTGATCGGGCTTTTTATTGGTCATTTCATATCTGTCACGATGGAAGCACAAGTTGGGGATCGCGCGCTCAGTGTAGCGGAAAGCGTGGCGCATATTCCTGAGCTTGCTGATGCATTTAGGCACGAAGACCCCGCTTCCATCATCACTCCCCTTGTCGCACCTATCCAAAAAGCGACAAAGGCCGAGTTCATAGTCGTCGGCAATAAAGAAGAAATCCGATACGCGCATCCTGACACAAACAAAATCGGAGAGAAAATGGTCGGGGAAGACAGTGAAAGGGCGTTGGTCCATGGTGAATCATATGTCTCCAAGGCAGCCGGGTCATTGGGCGATTCTGTGCGCGCCAAAGTCCCCGTGTATTTGGACGGGGAAATTGTAGGCGTCGTATCGGTCGGATTTTTAGTGAATGATATCCAAGCAATAGTAACGTCCTACAATATCCACCTATGGATCGTCTTGTTAACTGTTGCTATTGTCGCCATTATAGTTGCCATTCTGATTGCATCGTATCTTAAAAAAGTGTTGTTTGGCTTAGAGCCGGAGGAAATCGCTCATTTATTCATCCAAAAAGAGACGATACTTCAATCGACGCATGAAGGCATTATCGCTGTTAATCAAAACGGTATGATTACGATGATCAATTTTGCGGCGCAACGTCTATTGTTCGATCAAGTCCTACCTCCTCAACAATATGAAGGAGTGTCAATCAAAGACCTCGCACCCGCGCAACAGCTACTCAGTTTTCTCCAAGATGAAAACGATCGGATTGATCAAGAGATGATGATCGGCAATACAATTGTTTTTGCCAATAAGGTGCCTATTTATTTCGAGGATTCGTTGGTCGGAACAGTATTCACCTTCCGGAACAAAACTGAAATTGATTTATTGACAAAAGAATTGACAACGATTAAAAAATATACAAATGCACTACGCGCCCAAACACACGAATTTTCGAACAAGCTCTATACGATTCTCGGCTTATTGCAACTAGATAAAAAGGAAGAGGCGCTTCGCTATATTCAACGGGAAAGTTCCATTCAAAAAAGCTGGATCCGACTGCTCATTCAGAAAGTGGCCGATCCACAGGTAAGCGGCCTTTTACTTGGCAAATTAAATCAGGCCAGTGAGATGGGAATCAATATTGCAGTGCAAGAAGATAGCAGACTCGCAACCCGTTTAAGCGATAAGCAAAGGGAAGCCCTGTTGACCGCCATCGGGAATCTGATCGATAATGCGATGGATGCAGTGAATCAAAACCTGCCTGCTGACCGGAAAATAGCTATTTCTTTTACCGATATCGGCAATGATATCATTTTTGAAATAGACGACGCCGGCGAGGGCGTACCCGATCCATATGTGAAGTTGATTTTTGAGCAGGGATTTACATTAAAAGAAGGCGAACACGGCGGTTTTGGGCTCGCGCTTACGAAGCGACTTATCGAGGGAGTAGATGGAGAACTCTATTTGGAAGAAGGAGATCTTGGCGGTGCAAGCTTCGTGCTGTCCATGCCGAAAGAAGGGAGGGAATCGTATGCTTGA